Proteins from one Escherichia coli genomic window:
- the creC gene encoding two-component system sensor histidine kinase CreC, giving the protein MRIGMRLLLGYFLLVAVAAWFVLAIFVKEVKPGVRRATEGTLIDTATLLAELARPDLLSGDPTHGQLAQAFNQLQHRPFRANIGGINKVRNEYHVYMTDAQGKVLFDSANKAVGQDYSRWNDVWLTLRGQYGARSTLQNPADPESSVMYVAAPIMDGSRLIGVLSVGKPNAAMAPVIKRSERRILWASAILLGIALVIGAGMVWWINRSIARLTRYADSVTDNKPVPLPDLGSSELRKLAQALESMRVKLEGKNYIEQYVYALTHELKSPLAAIRGAAEILREGPPPEVVARFTDNILTQNARMQALVETLLRQARLENRQEVVLTAVDVAALFRRISEARTVQLAEKNITLHVMPTEVNVAAESALLEQALGNLLDNAIDFTPEGGSITLSAEVDHEHVTLKVLDTGSGIPDYALSRVFERFYSLPRANGQKSSGLGLAFVSEVARLLNGEVTLCNVPQGGVLASLRLHRHFT; this is encoded by the coding sequence GCCTGGTTCGTACTGGCAATTTTTGTCAAAGAAGTTAAACCGGGCGTGCGAAGAGCAACGGAGGGGACGTTGATCGACACCGCAACGTTGCTGGCGGAGCTGGCGCGTCCCGATTTGCTCTCTGGGGACCCAACGCATGGGCAACTGGCGCAGGCGTTTAATCAGCTACAACATCGGCCGTTTCGCGCCAATATCGGTGGCATTAACAAAGTGCGCAATGAATATCATGTCTATATGACCGATGCGCAGGGCAAAGTATTGTTCGATTCGGCAAATAAAGCCGTTGGACAGGATTATTCGCGCTGGAATGACGTCTGGCTAACGTTGCGTGGTCAGTATGGTGCGCGCAGCACGTTGCAAAATCCTGCCGATCCCGAAAGTTCTGTGATGTATGTTGCCGCGCCGATTATGGACGGCTCGCGGCTTATTGGCGTTTTGAGCGTAGGCAAACCGAACGCGGCGATGGCTCCGGTCATTAAGCGCAGCGAGCGGCGAATTTTATGGGCCAGCGCCATTTTGTTGGGGATTGCACTGGTGATTGGCGCAGGCATGGTTTGGTGGATCAACCGCTCCATTGCCCGACTCACTCGCTATGCTGATTCTGTCACTGACAATAAGCCCGTTCCTCTCCCCGATCTCGGTAGTAGCGAGCTGCGTAAACTCGCTCAGGCGCTGGAAAGTATGCGCGTGAAGCTGGAAGGGAAAAACTATATTGAGCAGTATGTTTATGCGTTAACTCATGAGCTAAAAAGCCCACTGGCGGCGATTCGTGGTGCGGCGGAAATTTTACGCGAAGGTCCGCCGCCGGAAGTGGTGGCTCGTTTTACTGACAACATTCTGACACAAAATGCGCGAATGCAGGCGCTGGTGGAAACGTTACTACGCCAGGCAAGACTGGAGAATCGTCAGGAAGTCGTTCTGACTGCTGTTGATGTGGCGGCATTATTTCGCCGCATCAGCGAAGCGCGCACCGTGCAGTTGGCGGAAAAAAACATCACTCTACATGTTATGCCCACCGAGGTTAACGTTGCTGCTGAATCGGCGTTACTGGAGCAGGCTCTGGGGAATTTATTGGATAACGCCATCGATTTTACCCCCGAGGGCGGTAGCATAACGCTAAGCGCTGAAGTGGATCATGAACACGTTACGCTTAAGGTGCTGGATACCGGTAGTGGTATTCCTGACTACGCCCTGTCGCGTGTTTTTGAGCGCTTTTACTCTTTGCCGCGTGCGAATGGGCAAAAAAGTAGTGGTCTGGGGTTGGCGTTCGTCAGTGAGGTTGCCCGTTTGCTTAATGGCGAAGTCACACTGTGCAACGTGCCACAAGGCGGTGTGCTGGCTTCGCTTCGACTTCACCGTCACTTCACATAG